In one Deltaproteobacteria bacterium genomic region, the following are encoded:
- a CDS encoding DUF4212 domain-containing protein, which produces MDHKAMRIEYWKKNVRLMAVLLTIWAVVSYGCGILFVEVLNTIRLGGFPLGFWFAQQGSIYTFVILIFVYVYLMGKMDRKYDVHE; this is translated from the coding sequence ATGGACCACAAGGCAATGCGCATTGAGTACTGGAAAAAAAACGTCCGGCTCATGGCCGTACTCCTCACCATCTGGGCGGTCGTATCTTATGGCTGCGGCATCCTTTTCGTAGAGGTCCTGAACACGATCCGACTCGGCGGATTTCCCCTGGGATTCTGGTTCGCTCAACAGGGCTCCATCTATACCTTCGTCATTCTCATCTTCGTCTATGTTTATCTCATGGGCAAGATGGACCGCAAGTACGACGTGCACGAATGA